A region of the Spirochaetota bacterium genome:
GGAAAAAGAATTTTTAGCACCACTGAGCATTTCAAAATTATATGGTGTTGGCACAAAAACACAGAAGTACCTGGAGTCATTGGGATTCAAAACCATTGGTGATATTCAGCGTGCTAGTGAAAACTATTTGCAAAGCCTTCTTGGCAAATGGGGTGCAGTGTTACATCAGTTTGCATTAGGTATTGATAATCGCCCCGTTGAGCCATACTCTCAGGCAAAGTCGGTGAGTGAAGAAACAACCTTTGATGTTGATACTGATGATGAGGATGGTATAGTTTCTACGCTGACTGAGCTTTGTGATCGTGTAATACGAAGGGTTAGAGCCGCTGAATTTTCTTTCAAAACAGTAACATTAAAAATACGATTGGAAGGTTTTGAAACATACACACGCAGTAAAACATTACAGCAGCATGCCCGTGATATGGCAATACTGCAAAAGGAGATTCTGCGGTTATACATTTCATTTGGAAGGGGTAAAAGAAAAGTACGGCTTTTAGGTGTCAGGGTTTCAAATTTGCTTTGTAACGCTGATGTGCAGATGAACCTTTTTGAGAACCAACAAAAGGTTGAAAAAATTGAGGAAGTTATTGATAGTATTCATAACAGGGGGCTTACTGTGCTGCGAGCTTCGGTAATAAAGCCACCAAAAAGAGGAAAGGGGTAATATGGCTCAACGTTTGTATGAGTATGTACAAAATATGGTTGCACAGTGGGGTGTGGATAATCCTTTTTTTGGCGATAGTAACCAGGGACAGCTGGTTGAGCAATGGACTACTGATTTAGAGGGGCTTGAGATATTCTATTCGTATGTACGTAACAGCAGGTGGGTTACTATCACCGTATTGCCTACAAAGACAGGCATACGTCCTGAAAAAGAAGTATATCGGTGGAAAGGGTATATAAATGAATACATTGCTGAAACGGCAGTGTGGTGGGCATTTGAACTGTTAACAGAGAGCGAAGCACGGAAATTTATGATACAACATAAACCAAAAGTTGTATTTTCATTTATACGATTAGGCCATCCCTATGAATTGATTGTAAAATTTAACGGGTATTGTTGGGTTGTTGAAGATTGATGCAATTCTACAATCTCTTCTTTTGATAATCCTGATTGTAGAGCCTTTTTTGCATGAAACCATGCACAGTAGGGGCAACTGTTTACTGCTGTGACAACCAGCATGATTTTTTCAATAAAGCTCTTATTAATTTTAGTGTCTATAAATAATCCAATTATTGAAGGAATATGTAAGAGAAGATATGCAATATCTTTACAAAGGAGTGAAAAATTATACATTCGTTTATCAAAATTATATTTCATTGGTACATGTCATTGAAGAAGAGTGATGCTGTAAATGTAGCACATGCAGAATGGATGAAAAATTATTTTTTTAAAAGCAATGTAGTATCAAACCATTAATTATTCTTAAATGTGGAAATTTGAACAAAATATAAAATAGTGTACACTATATTCATTATTATATTTTTTAAGGAATTATTACTGATAATTTTTTATAAAACCCCAAATAAAAAAGGTGTCCCAAAAGACACCTCTTTGCAATGACTTTTGCCTTCCCGTCATTGCAAGGAACGAAGTGCTGAAGCAATCTCGCCTTTCGCACCATGGGATTGCTTCACTTCGTTCGCAATGACACATCGGCCAATCCCGTCATTGCGAGGAACGAAGTGACGAAGCAATCTCATAGTTGCGAGCGCCGCAGGCGCGTGGCAATCTCATCTTCTGCATCATTGAGATTGCTTCACTTCGAAATGCTAAGTGCAAGCACTTCGACATGCTCAGCACAGGCGCTACACTCGCAATGACATTGCACTCACGCCATTGCATGCCCTACCGTTTCTTTTGAGACGACCCCATCTTTATTATACAGGAATTTGTTTGTTAGTGCGCGTCCATATCTTCATCTTTTCAGCCTGTTTCACAAGATCATCCTGGAATTTTGGATGAGCAATGCTTATAAGCTTTTCTGCACGCATCCAGGTTGGGCAGGCAACAAGTTTAACTGCACCAAATTCAGTCACTATGTAGTCAACCATCTGGCGGGGGATAGTTACTGTTGAAGCAAGGGGAAGCTGAGGGACTATTCGTGACTGAAGCTCGCCTTTGGAATCTGTGTATGTTGATGCCAGACATATAAAGCTTTTGCCGCGTTTTGACCACTGCGAACCAAGAACAAAATCCCACATTCCACCGTTGCCACTAACCTGGCCAGAACCTAAGCTTTCAGCATTTACCTGTGAAAACAGGTCAACCTGTATTGCATTACATATACTTACCATGTCATCATTCTGTGCAATGATACGTGGGTCATTGGTATAATCAACGGGATACGACGCTAATGCCTGGTTATTGTGCATAAAATCGTACATGCGCTGGGAACCTATTGCAAAGGTGTACACGCATTTAAATTTATCAATATTTTTCTTTGCACCATTCATCCTTCCTGATTCTATCATATCAACGTATGCGTCCACAAACATTTCGGTGTGACCACCTAAGTTTTTAAGGTCAGACTGGGCAATAAGTTTGCCAACCATGTTGGGCATACCGCCAATGCCTAACTGTATGCAGCATCCATCGTACAAAAATTTCATGACATGCTCAGCAATTTTTTTGTCGGTTTCGGTTGGGGGAACATCAGGTGCTGCAAAAAGCATCTGTGTTTCAGGTGCTTCCACAATAAAATCAACACGTGATATATGAATGGCTTCCTCAGATCCACCCAAACATCGGGGCATGTTTTTATTAACTTCTACCAGCACATAATCAGCTGCATCCACCTTGGCTGATGTTTCTGAATTTTGTGGACCAATGTTAAAAAATCCCTGATCATCCATGGGCCCAACCTGTAAAATGGCAATCCATTTAACATTTTTACTTTTTTCAGGTCTATTGTAGTAGTATGAACGGTAACCCGGATCAATATGTTCATGCGGATCCTGGTTTAGCAGATAGCGATAGTAGAATGGTGCCCTGTGGTACAATATTGGGCAATAGTAAGCAGCTTCAACCTGAGTGTGAAGAAGACGTGTTAGCTTACTCCATTGCCAGTCAATATACGTAAAGCTTTGAGGATATTTTATAACCTCAGGTACTGGGGGCAAAGTTACTGCTGTATAGATTAAGACGTCCTTTAATTCAGGAGCTCTTCGTGCCAGTGCCTGGTCAAGGATAACTGGTTTTCCATTGAAAAAACCATAATCCACAACGTCCCCACATTCAACAACTTTTACCGCTTCATCTGGTGTTGTTAACTTGGCTTTGTATTCATTCCAGTAATTCATATGTTTTCCTCCATATAGAAAAATAATCTCATCAAAAATATTATAATAATACAATCTTATAATGTCAATGAAAATATTTATTATTATTTATAATTTTTAAGATAGTTAATAATATATATACATAATATATAATATGTAATATTAGAACAAAGCAATTACAGGTATTGAGTGATGATACTCAATATTTGTCATATATGATAAGTTTAATCATTAATTATTCCTAAAATATGGAAATTTGAACAAAATATAAAATAGCAATCTCGCCTTTCGCACCATGGGATTGCTTCACTTCGTTCGCAATGACACATAGGCTAATCCCGTCATTGCGAGGAACGAAGTGACGAAGCAATCTTGTCTTCTGCTGCATTGAGATTGCTTCGCTACGCTCGCAATGACTTTCTACCTGCGTCATTACAAGTCCCACTGTTTGTTTTGGGACACCCCCATTAATTATGAAATTTTTTAAGGAATTATTATTGAAGTTTAATTATGACTTTACTTTCTTGATTATAGAGATTTAATATAAGAAGATATAAAGGAACTTCTAAAAACTGTTTTTTAGGATGTTCGATAGTGGGCACAATATATATGAATGATTTCATAAGAAATCAGTTTTTAAGAGGTGTCCATACTATATAGTCAATTGTGCTACAGTTTAGAAAAATAATATCATGAGTTAAAAAATAGAAATATCATTATACCAGAGTAAGGCAATATTACGGGTGAATCACTTTTAATAAAGTTCTCATTTTCAGGTAAAGAGGCTAATACTAATTTTGTTTTGAGTAGTTGAAAAATCCTTGACAATTGAAAAGTTGCATAATGATATAACAATAACATTATTATATAAATAAATCATTTGCCAGTTCAAATAAATAGCTTAAAGAAATTTTTTTCAGATGCTGTTGTATCATAAAAATATAAAATTGTAATACTTTATAAAGAAATTGTGTACCAAAGTGAATATATAAAAATTATTTTAAATAAAAAAATTTATGGCTGAAATATTTTTTTATCATTGATAATATATATAAAATCAGGAGGTTAATGTAATGATGGGCTCACCAAAAATAATAGCGGTTATAATTATTGGTATTATCCTGTTAGGTACTATAGTTGCCACTGCAATTTTGGTTGGTGATAATAAAATAGAGTTATCCATTGATTATTCTTTATCAATACCATATACTGAGATGGCTCTGCAAAGCTCAAAGGATATTTTTATCTTCTCAGATATTGATTCAATGAATAAGGATGTGGCTCAAAAGCTCATTATTACTTTTACACCAAAAATTGAGTATCGCATAAAGCCACTTGATGCACGTAACTGTATAATAGAAATATTTAATCCACTTCCAGCAAATGAATATCATTTTACTGTAGATCTTAAAAATGTTGATAAGCAAGATTTAAAAATAACATTGAATAATAGAGAAATTGAACTGGGAAAAGAATATTATTTTGTCACTCCGCTTCTTGAAGTCAGTAGCTGGCATCGTGATAGTAAATTGTTAAATGCACCTATTACATTTAAATTTAATTTCCCTGTAGCTTTGGAGATATTGAAAAAAAATATCAGCATAAGTCCACACGTTGATTATGACCTTGTGTATGATGCTAATGATTCAAAAAAAACGATAGTGATTTTAAAGCCAAAAGATGAAAAAAAAGCAACTCAATACAAGTTAACAATATCCAGTGAAATGACACCAATTGGCGGTGTTAAAGGTATGGAGTCAAAGTTCACCTGCCATTATGAAACCTTTTATCCTTTTGAGTTGATGGAGGTGCAATCCACATACAATAGATATGGTGAAAACTCAACCTTTTATCCCGATTATCCAGTTGAATTTAACTTTAACAATCCTGTTGAATTAAAAGAAGGTGAATCAATTGCTTCATATATTACGGTTTCCCCTGATCCTGGCGGTGTTCAGATAAGTCAATATGGATCAACAATTTCAATTAGTGGCAATTTCATTGGTAAAAATAAATACACAGTAACTATCGCCAAAAATTTAAAGGATGTATATGGCCAATCACTTGAGGAAGATATTAGTGAAACAATTACATTTGAACATGCCTTTTCATATTTTTCATGTCCAACAGGTAACATGATTATTGAAAGTTATCTTGATGCAATCATCCCAATACGGATGATTAACGTTTCTTCATTTACGTGTAGATATTTATCGCTGGTGAATGAATCTGACATTGCAAAATACGTAATAAATCCAACTGAATATTTTGACAAACATGCAAAAGAAAAAAAATATTCAATAAAATGGTCGTGGGATGTGTATAAAACTATTAAATATGATTTTTCAAAACTGCATAATGCAAAGTATGGCTTT
Encoded here:
- the dinB gene encoding DNA polymerase IV codes for the protein MSQRIIFHVDMDAFFTSVEQVDNPSLKGKPVVVGANPKEGRGRGVVSAASYEARRFGIHSGMPISKAYKLCPGAIFLPPRFDRYVELSHTIMKIFEQYSPCIEQISIDEAFLDCTGTLKLFGSVETIAHNIKRDVFTQTGLTCSIGIATNKLVAKIASDLQKPDGLTMCPPGMEKEFLAPLSISKLYGVGTKTQKYLESLGFKTIGDIQRASENYLQSLLGKWGAVLHQFALGIDNRPVEPYSQAKSVSEETTFDVDTDDEDGIVSTLTELCDRVIRRVRAAEFSFKTVTLKIRLEGFETYTRSKTLQQHARDMAILQKEILRLYISFGRGKRKVRLLGVRVSNLLCNADVQMNLFENQQKVEKIEEVIDSIHNRGLTVLRASVIKPPKRGKG
- a CDS encoding carboxymuconolactone decarboxylase family protein, translated to MKYNFDKRMYNFSLLCKDIAYLLLHIPSIIGLFIDTKINKSFIEKIMLVVTAVNSCPYCAWFHAKKALQSGLSKEEIVELHQSSTTQQYPLNFTINS
- a CDS encoding acetyl-CoA hydrolase/transferase C-terminal domain-containing protein, with product MNYWNEYKAKLTTPDEAVKVVECGDVVDYGFFNGKPVILDQALARRAPELKDVLIYTAVTLPPVPEVIKYPQSFTYIDWQWSKLTRLLHTQVEAAYYCPILYHRAPFYYRYLLNQDPHEHIDPGYRSYYYNRPEKSKNVKWIAILQVGPMDDQGFFNIGPQNSETSAKVDAADYVLVEVNKNMPRCLGGSEEAIHISRVDFIVEAPETQMLFAAPDVPPTETDKKIAEHVMKFLYDGCCIQLGIGGMPNMVGKLIAQSDLKNLGGHTEMFVDAYVDMIESGRMNGAKKNIDKFKCVYTFAIGSQRMYDFMHNNQALASYPVDYTNDPRIIAQNDDMVSICNAIQVDLFSQVNAESLGSGQVSGNGGMWDFVLGSQWSKRGKSFICLASTYTDSKGELQSRIVPQLPLASTVTIPRQMVDYIVTEFGAVKLVACPTWMRAEKLISIAHPKFQDDLVKQAEKMKIWTRTNKQIPV